In Aegilops tauschii subsp. strangulata cultivar AL8/78 chromosome 3, Aet v6.0, whole genome shotgun sequence, one genomic interval encodes:
- the LOC109738386 gene encoding uncharacterized protein, giving the protein MSSPPAPINLAPSAPTLKLLIDKKANCVLYAEAGKEAVDFLFSLLAMPIGTVAKVLQTRSDGVGVANIYDSAEKMDTRYMHSKIVQEALLSSCRPLFLQRPITTHPAAPSMRASVHRATSYPLQYASVTAHALAPTGMAADVARDSSLYGSIIAGGGHVQGLVTYTIMDDLTITPMSNISAVVLITKLNREQKDLVLEEKSVKIGNKEALDILKASMNSNTVLTDVFLSNNNTDVSLSKNKRARTSSGEKKQYNIPDLYI; this is encoded by the exons ATGTCTTCACCTCCCGCCCCTATCAACTTGGCCCCGTCCGCACCGACCCTCAAGCTGCTCATCGACAAGAAGGCCAATTGCGTCTTGTACGCGGAGGCCGGAAAGGAGGCTGTAGACTTCCTCTTTAGCCTCCTAGCGATGCCCATAGGCACTGTAGCCAAGGTACTTCAGACCCGAAGTGATGGGGTAGGCGTGGCCAACATCTATGATAGTGCCGAGAAAATGGATACCAGGTACATGCACAGCAAGATCGTGCAAGAGGCGCTCTTGAGCTCATGTAGGCCCTTGTTCCTTCAACGCCCTATCACAACACACCCAGCGGCACCTTCCATGCGGGCATCTGTTCACAGGGCGACATCTTACCCACTACAGTATGCATCAGTAACTGCACATGCGCTGGCGCCTACGGGCATGGCGGCAGATGTTGCACGTGACTCCTCTCTCTATGGGTCTATCATAGCCGGCGGCGGGCACGTGCAAGGCCTGGTTACTTACACTATCATGGATGACCTCACGATCACCCCCATGTCCAACATATCCGCGGTGGTGCTGATAACCAAGCTCAATAGGGAACAAAAGGACCTCGTGCTCGAGGAGAAGTCTGTGAAGATTGGTAACAAAGAG GCGCTCGATATTCTCAAGGCTTCAATGAATTCCAATACTGTCCTCACTGATGTGTTCCTGTCTAACAACAATACTGATGTCTCCCTATCCAAGAATAAAAGGGCTCGTACATCCAGTGGTGAGAAGAAACAATATAACATCCCGGATTTATATATATGA